A single genomic interval of uncultured Sphaerochaeta sp. harbors:
- a CDS encoding TIR domain-containing protein: MARKIFISHADKDKDLVDAFVDLLKILEIRDDEIFCSSIDGLGIPNGLDFVEYIKKEITTTPLAVVAFLSRNYYSSSFCLCELGAAWALTQRIFPLLLDPLGYDDIKGVLTRTQLTRISEKQALLDMIDNLVTYLGIDHPKLPRIDAKVNQFITKIPSLISTCHFDENVSISEVKELRKFKDETLATIEEYENEITQLKTYIKGLENLKDKIDVSELKKELSTEREKYESIVDELRGIICKNPSIVNYALFKSLSGEDINSSMASDRQVFYREAKDAAENGFLIDDTEISGNFILNSNDCSIKKSIDAMELFEGEVSVLSQEFIDELTTEIGFSPSIQIKRYWTSILRCSFLF; the protein is encoded by the coding sequence ATGGCAAGAAAAATATTTATTAGTCATGCAGATAAAGATAAAGACTTAGTTGATGCTTTTGTTGATTTATTAAAAATATTAGAAATTAGAGACGACGAAATTTTTTGTTCCTCAATTGATGGATTGGGAATTCCGAATGGTTTAGATTTTGTTGAATATATAAAAAAAGAAATTACCACAACCCCACTAGCGGTAGTTGCATTTTTAAGTAGGAATTATTATTCAAGTTCCTTCTGTTTATGTGAATTAGGAGCTGCTTGGGCATTAACGCAAAGAATTTTTCCATTACTCTTAGATCCTTTAGGATATGATGATATTAAAGGAGTCCTTACTAGAACACAACTTACTAGAATTAGTGAAAAACAAGCACTACTTGATATGATAGATAATCTTGTCACATATCTTGGCATTGATCATCCCAAACTACCTCGAATTGATGCAAAGGTTAATCAGTTTATTACAAAAATTCCAAGTTTAATTAGCACATGCCATTTTGATGAGAATGTTTCAATATCTGAGGTCAAAGAACTTAGAAAGTTTAAAGATGAAACTCTTGCAACTATCGAAGAATATGAGAATGAAATCACCCAACTTAAAACCTATATAAAAGGATTAGAAAATTTAAAAGATAAAATTGATGTATCGGAGTTGAAAAAAGAATTATCTACAGAGAGAGAAAAATATGAGTCTATTGTAGATGAGCTAAGAGGAATCATTTGCAAGAACCCATCAATAGTTAACTATGCTTTGTTCAAATCCTTATCTGGTGAAGATATCAACTCATCGATGGCATCGGATAGACAGGTTTTTTACAGAGAAGCCAAAGACGCTGCAGAAAATGGTTTTCTAATTGATGATACCGAGATCTCAGGCAATTTTATTTTAAATTCTAATGACTGTAGTATTAAGAAAAGTATTGATGCTATGGAGTTATTTGAAGGTGAAGTTAGTGTATTATCTCAGGAATTTATCGATGAATTGACTACCGAGATTGGATTTAGTCCCTCTATTCAAATTAAAAGATATTGGACTTCAATCTTAAGATGTAGTTTTTTGTTTTGA